In Bos indicus x Bos taurus breed Angus x Brahman F1 hybrid unplaced genomic scaffold, Bos_hybrid_MaternalHap_v2.0 tig00011646_arrow_arrow_obj, whole genome shotgun sequence, the following are encoded in one genomic region:
- the LOC113889245 gene encoding dynein heavy chain 7, axonemal-like, translated as MEVSQIRLKHSLYYEKSLKDHGLSSLHSELLLYVFLPQRAKKGKLEVDLCSKKLERAEQLIGGLGGEKTRWSQTALELGQLYINLTGDILVSSGVVAYLGAFTSNYRQNQIKEWTNLCKRRDIPCSEDYSLMNILGEAVTIRAWNIAGLPSDSFSIDNGIIIM; from the exons ATGGAGG TTTCACAAATTAGATTAAAACACTCTCTTTACTATGAAAAAAGTCTAAAAGATCATGGACTCTCCAGTCTTCACAGTGAACTACTACTGTACGTTTTTCTTCCACAGAGagctaaaaaaggaaaactcgAG GTTGACCTGTGCAGCAAAAAGCTAGAACGAGCTGAACAATTGATCGGAGGCCTTGGGGGTGAGAAAACACGATGGAGCCAGACAGCTCTGGAGTTGGGGCAGCTGTACATCAACCTGACGGGGGACATCCTTGTTTCTTCAGGGGTCGTGGCTTACCTTGGAGCCTTCACATCTAACTATCGACAG AACCAAATCAAGGAGTGGACAAATTTGTGCAAAAGAAGAGATATCCCCTGCTCTGAAGATTATTCCCTTATGAATATCCTGGGAGAAGCAGTGACAATTCGAGCCTGGAATATTGCTGGATTACCTTCTGACTCATTTTCTATTGATAATGGGATTATCATAAtgtaa